In the Clostridium beijerinckii genome, one interval contains:
- a CDS encoding sugar 3,4-ketoisomerase, whose amino-acid sequence MYNCSMFKFLSINSNYGNLTPIEEVFDVPFDIKRIYYITNVPHGVSRGFHAHRRLHQVLICINGSVKIKLKNPKEESEVILNDSSDGLYIGPYVWREMYDFSEGAILLVLASDYYNENDYIRNIDFYMNEAATRY is encoded by the coding sequence ATGTATAATTGTTCCATGTTTAAATTTTTAAGTATAAATAGCAACTATGGAAATCTAACGCCTATTGAGGAGGTATTTGATGTTCCTTTTGACATAAAACGAATTTATTATATTACTAATGTCCCACATGGTGTATCAAGAGGTTTTCATGCTCATAGAAGACTTCATCAGGTGCTCATATGTATAAACGGCTCTGTAAAAATAAAATTAAAAAATCCTAAGGAAGAATCAGAAGTTATATTAAACGACTCATCTGATGGATTATATATTGGTCCTTACGTTTGGAGAGAAATGTATGATTTTAGTGAGGGTGCGATTCTCTTAGTACTTGCATCTGATTATTATAATGAAAATGATTATATACGAAATATTGATTTTTATATGAATGAAGCTGCAACTAGATATTAG